A genomic window from Caballeronia sp. SBC1 includes:
- a CDS encoding VOC family protein, whose protein sequence is MSTSAVKPTPEGMHTITPHLVCKGASDAIEFYKKAFNAVERTRLPGPDGTVMHAMLGIGDSTLMLGEEFPNCGRSGPLTLKGSPVTLHLYVKDVDASFAQAVAAGAKVIMPVADMFWGDRYGVIEDPFGHSWSLATHTRDLTEEEIREGMPKAMPT, encoded by the coding sequence ATGTCGACTTCAGCTGTCAAACCGACCCCGGAAGGGATGCATACGATCACGCCTCACCTGGTTTGCAAGGGCGCATCCGACGCCATCGAGTTCTATAAAAAAGCATTCAACGCAGTCGAGCGAACACGTTTGCCGGGGCCTGACGGCACGGTGATGCACGCCATGCTGGGCATCGGCGACTCTACGCTGATGCTGGGTGAGGAATTCCCGAATTGTGGCCGTAGCGGACCGCTAACGCTGAAGGGCTCGCCGGTCACGCTGCACTTGTACGTGAAAGACGTTGACGCCTCCTTCGCGCAGGCCGTCGCCGCGGGGGCGAAGGTCATCATGCCCGTCGCCGATATGTTCTGGGGCGACCGCTATGGCGTGATTGAAGATCCGTTCGGTCACTCCTGGTCGCTCGCGACTCATACCCGCGATCTGACCGAAGAAGAGATCCGGGAAGGCATGCCCAAGGCAATGCCGACGTAA
- a CDS encoding MerR family transcriptional regulator — MEKVVLPPIPAKRYFTIGEVSELCGVKPHVLRYWEQEFTQLRPVKRRGNRRYYQHHEVLLIRRIRELLYEQGFTINGARNRLDSHGRPNGSVDIEDAQESGAVPQVNVSVDVDQLRKDILQVIDLLGG; from the coding sequence ATGGAAAAAGTCGTCCTGCCTCCGATTCCGGCCAAGCGCTACTTCACCATCGGTGAGGTCAGCGAGCTATGCGGCGTCAAGCCGCACGTGCTGCGCTACTGGGAACAGGAGTTCACGCAACTGAGGCCGGTCAAGCGGCGTGGTAATCGCCGCTATTATCAGCATCACGAAGTGCTGTTGATCCGCCGCATTCGTGAATTGCTTTATGAGCAGGGTTTTACGATCAATGGCGCGCGCAACCGCCTCGATTCACATGGGCGTCCGAACGGTTCGGTTGATATCGAGGACGCGCAGGAAAGCGGTGCAGTTCCTCAAGTGAATGTGTCGGTCGATGTCGATCAATTGCGCAAGGACATTCTGCAAGTGATCGATTTACTGGGCGGATGA
- a CDS encoding integration host factor subunit alpha, whose translation MNQMNSSDFEALLSAQRSAMIRDVPTSNGAATAETPTLTKAELAEMLFDHVGLNKREAKDMVEAFFEVIRDALESGDSVKLSGFGNFQLRDKPQRPGRNPKTGEAIPIAARRVVTFHASQKLKALVEAGAENSFGR comes from the coding sequence ATGAACCAAATGAACTCGAGTGATTTCGAAGCCCTTCTTTCGGCGCAACGCAGCGCCATGATCCGAGATGTTCCCACTTCGAACGGTGCGGCAACGGCAGAAACGCCTACGCTGACAAAAGCCGAATTGGCCGAAATGCTATTCGACCATGTCGGGTTGAATAAGCGCGAAGCCAAAGACATGGTGGAAGCATTTTTCGAGGTCATTCGCGACGCGCTTGAAAGCGGCGACAGTGTCAAGCTATCCGGCTTTGGCAACTTTCAGCTACGCGACAAACCGCAGCGTCCCGGACGTAATCCAAAAACGGGGGAAGCCATTCCTATCGCGGCGCGTCGTGTTGTCACGTTCCATGCGAGTCAGAAGTTGAAAGCGCTGGTCGAAGCCGGTGCTGAAAACAGTTTCGGCCGCTGA
- the pheT gene encoding phenylalanine--tRNA ligase subunit beta, with amino-acid sequence MQFPESWLRTFVDPKLSTDELSHALTMAGLEVEGLAPVAPPTTKIVVGQVLEVAKHPNADKLNVCQVDAGTGETLNIVCGAPNVSPGIKVPVALVGAELPPAEAGGAPFAIKLSKLRGVESQGMLCSARELKLSEDHSGLLILPADTPIGQDIRQTLNLDDTVFEIKLTPNKADCLSVFGVARETAAITGAPLHALEMPPVAVTIDEILPVKVLAPDLCGRFSGRVIRGVNAHAKTPHWMVERLERSGQRSISALVDISNYVMLELGRPTHVFDLDKIHGGIEVRWGKLGETLKLLNGNTVELDETVGVIADDRHVESLAGIMGGDSTAVSLDTTNIYLEAAFWWPDSIRGRARKYNFSTDAAHRFERGVDYSTTVEHIERISKLILDICGGNAGPVDDQTLNVPTREPVNMRVSRANRIIGVAIGAEEIAQIFTRLGLTFTHDGDTFAVTPPAYRFDIEIEEDLIEEVARIYGFERIPARPPVATSEMRPTNETKRSIHVLRHAVAARDYAETVNFSFVDAEWEADFAGNTNPVKLLNPIASQLSVMRTTLFGSLISVLRHNLNRRADRIRVFEAGRVFLHDPAIKAGELAIEGFDQPKMIGGLAYGPAFEEQWGTKPSRIVDFFDVKGDVEALFSPVMPRFVKAEHPALHPGRSARIEIDGRAVGWIGDLHPRWMQKYDLPHAPVLFEIESDALMQRALPVPSDVSKFPPVRRDIAIVVDQKVDVQALIDELESARSEPACKHVTRVALFDEFRPKSSTSGGLDAHEKSLAFRVTLQDTGGTLQDETVETAIKTLVERLARVHGARLRG; translated from the coding sequence ATGCAATTCCCGGAATCCTGGCTTAGAACTTTCGTCGATCCCAAGCTCTCGACCGATGAACTCTCGCACGCGCTGACCATGGCGGGTCTTGAAGTGGAAGGCCTCGCGCCAGTCGCGCCGCCGACCACGAAGATCGTTGTCGGGCAGGTGCTGGAGGTGGCGAAGCATCCTAACGCCGACAAGCTCAATGTGTGTCAGGTCGACGCCGGCACCGGCGAGACGCTGAACATTGTGTGCGGTGCGCCAAACGTGTCGCCGGGGATCAAGGTGCCGGTCGCACTGGTCGGCGCTGAATTGCCGCCGGCCGAAGCGGGTGGTGCGCCGTTCGCGATCAAGCTGTCCAAGCTGCGCGGCGTGGAAAGCCAGGGCATGCTGTGCTCGGCACGCGAACTGAAGCTGTCGGAAGATCACAGCGGCTTGCTGATCCTGCCCGCCGATACCCCGATTGGACAGGACATTCGCCAGACGCTCAACCTCGACGACACCGTTTTCGAGATCAAGCTCACGCCGAACAAGGCCGATTGTTTGTCGGTATTCGGCGTCGCGCGGGAAACCGCCGCCATCACGGGTGCGCCGTTGCATGCGCTCGAGATGCCGCCGGTCGCTGTCACTATCGATGAAATCTTGCCGGTCAAAGTGTTGGCGCCGGACCTATGCGGACGCTTTTCGGGCCGAGTGATTCGTGGCGTGAACGCGCATGCCAAAACGCCGCACTGGATGGTCGAGCGTCTTGAACGTTCGGGACAGCGCAGCATTTCCGCACTCGTCGATATCTCGAATTACGTGATGCTTGAGCTCGGCCGCCCGACGCACGTGTTCGATCTCGACAAGATCCACGGCGGTATTGAAGTGCGCTGGGGAAAGCTGGGCGAGACGCTCAAGCTGCTGAACGGCAACACGGTCGAACTCGATGAAACCGTCGGTGTAATCGCCGATGATCGCCACGTGGAAAGTCTCGCGGGGATCATGGGTGGCGACAGCACCGCCGTGTCGCTCGACACGACCAATATCTACCTGGAAGCCGCGTTCTGGTGGCCGGACAGCATTCGTGGCCGCGCGCGCAAGTACAATTTTTCCACCGACGCGGCGCATCGCTTCGAGCGCGGGGTGGACTATTCGACAACTGTCGAGCATATCGAGCGCATTTCTAAGCTAATCCTCGATATTTGCGGCGGTAATGCCGGTCCTGTAGACGACCAGACGCTCAACGTGCCAACGCGCGAGCCGGTGAATATGCGCGTATCGCGGGCGAACCGGATCATTGGCGTGGCTATTGGCGCTGAGGAAATCGCGCAGATTTTCACGCGACTTGGCTTGACGTTCACGCACGACGGCGACACGTTCGCGGTCACGCCGCCGGCGTATCGTTTCGATATTGAGATTGAAGAGGATCTGATCGAGGAAGTCGCGCGCATTTACGGCTTCGAGAGGATCCCCGCGCGTCCGCCGGTCGCGACCAGCGAAATGCGTCCGACCAACGAGACGAAGCGTTCTATTCACGTGCTGCGCCACGCCGTGGCCGCGCGGGATTACGCGGAGACGGTGAACTTCAGTTTCGTCGACGCCGAGTGGGAAGCGGATTTCGCCGGCAACACGAATCCCGTGAAATTGCTGAATCCGATCGCCAGCCAGCTTTCGGTCATGCGCACCACGTTGTTCGGCAGCCTGATCAGCGTGCTGCGCCACAACCTGAACCGGCGCGCTGACCGGATTCGTGTGTTCGAAGCGGGCCGTGTGTTCCTGCATGATCCGGCAATCAAAGCGGGTGAACTGGCTATTGAAGGTTTCGATCAGCCGAAAATGATCGGCGGCCTGGCTTATGGTCCGGCCTTCGAAGAGCAGTGGGGCACGAAGCCGTCACGCATCGTCGATTTCTTCGATGTAAAAGGCGATGTGGAAGCGCTGTTCTCGCCTGTCATGCCGCGTTTCGTGAAAGCGGAACATCCGGCGCTGCATCCGGGACGCAGCGCACGGATTGAAATCGACGGCCGCGCGGTGGGCTGGATCGGCGATCTGCACCCGCGCTGGATGCAGAAATACGATTTGCCGCATGCGCCGGTTTTGTTCGAAATCGAATCCGACGCATTGATGCAACGCGCATTGCCGGTGCCGTCCGACGTGTCGAAATTCCCGCCGGTTCGCCGCGATATTGCGATTGTCGTGGACCAGAAAGTGGACGTGCAGGCGCTCATCGATGAGCTGGAAAGTGCCCGTTCCGAGCCCGCCTGCAAGCACGTCACCAGGGTTGCTTTATTCGACGAATTCCGTCCAAAATCAAGCACTTCCGGTGGGTTGGACGCGCATGAGAAAAGCCTTGCCTTCCGTGTAACGTTGCAAGATACTGGCGGGACGCTTCAGGACGAAACGGTCGAAACGGCCATCAAAACATTGGTGGAACGCTTGGCTCGAGTACATGGCGCGCGATTGCGCGGATAG
- the pheS gene encoding phenylalanine--tRNA ligase subunit alpha has product MDLDQIVADARNAFEHAADAATLENEKARFLGKSGVLTDLLKGLGKLDPEARKIEGARINAVKQQVEAALNARRQALADVLLNQRLASESIDVTLPGRGLGAGSLHPVMRTWERVEQIFSTIGFDVADGPEIETDWYNFTALNSPENHPARSMQDTFYIDGKDADGRQLLLRTHTSPMQVRYARMNKPPIKVIVPGRTYRVDSDATHSPMFNQVEGLWIDEKISFADLKGVYSDFLKKFFERDDILVRFRPSYFPFTEPSAEIDMMFEHGKNAGKWLEISGSGQVHPNVIRNMGLDPERYIGFAFGSGLERLTMLRYGVQDLRLFFENDLRFLEQFA; this is encoded by the coding sequence ATGGATCTGGACCAGATTGTCGCCGACGCGCGAAATGCCTTCGAACACGCCGCCGATGCGGCTACGCTTGAAAACGAAAAGGCCCGCTTTCTTGGTAAGTCCGGTGTGCTCACGGATCTGCTGAAAGGCTTGGGTAAGCTCGATCCTGAAGCCCGCAAGATCGAAGGTGCACGCATCAATGCGGTCAAGCAGCAGGTGGAAGCAGCGCTGAACGCGCGCCGTCAGGCGCTGGCGGACGTGTTGCTGAATCAGCGGCTGGCTTCCGAATCGATCGATGTCACGTTGCCCGGTCGCGGTCTCGGCGCCGGCAGCCTGCATCCGGTAATGCGCACGTGGGAACGCGTGGAACAGATTTTCAGCACGATTGGTTTCGATGTGGCCGACGGCCCCGAGATCGAAACCGATTGGTACAACTTCACTGCGCTGAACAGCCCGGAAAATCATCCGGCGCGTTCGATGCAGGACACGTTTTATATCGACGGCAAGGATGCCGATGGCCGGCAACTGCTGCTGCGCACGCACACCAGCCCGATGCAGGTGCGCTACGCGCGCATGAACAAGCCGCCGATCAAGGTGATTGTGCCGGGCCGGACGTATCGGGTGGATAGCGACGCCACGCATTCGCCCATGTTCAATCAAGTCGAGGGTTTGTGGATCGATGAGAAGATCAGCTTTGCCGACCTGAAGGGCGTGTACTCTGACTTCCTGAAGAAATTCTTCGAGCGTGACGACATTCTCGTGCGGTTCCGCCCGTCGTATTTTCCGTTTACTGAGCCGTCGGCCGAAATCGACATGATGTTCGAGCACGGCAAGAACGCTGGTAAATGGCTCGAAATCTCGGGTTCGGGGCAGGTTCATCCGAACGTGATCCGCAACATGGGACTCGACCCGGAACGGTATATCGGCTTTGCATTCGGCAGCGGCCTCGAGCGCCTGACGATGCTGCGCTATGGCGTGCAGGACCTGCGCCTGTTCTTCGAAAACGATCTGCGTTTCCTCGAGCAATTTGCCTGA
- the rplT gene encoding 50S ribosomal protein L20: MPRVKRGVTARARHKKIIKLAKGYRGRRNNVYRIAKQAVMRAGQYAYRDRRNKKRVFRALWITRINAAVRQHDMTYSVFINGLKKASIELDRKVLADMAVFDKAAFAAIVKQVKAAVAA; encoded by the coding sequence ATGCCTAGAGTCAAACGTGGGGTTACCGCACGGGCCCGTCACAAGAAGATTATCAAACTGGCCAAGGGTTACCGCGGCCGTCGCAATAACGTCTATCGCATCGCCAAGCAAGCGGTCATGCGCGCCGGGCAATATGCCTATCGCGATCGCCGCAATAAGAAGCGTGTGTTCCGCGCGTTGTGGATCACGCGTATCAACGCGGCGGTGCGCCAGCACGACATGACGTACAGCGTGTTCATCAACGGCCTGAAGAAGGCTTCGATCGAACTCGACCGCAAGGTGCTGGCCGACATGGCTGTGTTCGACAAGGCTGCTTTTGCTGCGATCGTCAAGCAGGTAAAAGCCGCCGTTGCAGCCTGA
- the rpmI gene encoding 50S ribosomal protein L35, with protein MPKMKTKKSAAKRFVVRPGGTIKRGQAFKRHILTKKTTKVKRHLRGSTAVHASDMNSVRAMLPFA; from the coding sequence ATGCCGAAGATGAAGACCAAGAAGAGTGCTGCAAAGCGCTTCGTGGTGCGTCCGGGCGGTACCATCAAGCGTGGTCAAGCCTTCAAGCGTCACATTCTTACCAAGAAGACCACCAAGGTAAAACGCCATCTGCGCGGTTCCACGGCTGTTCATGCATCTGACATGAACTCTGTGCGCGCAATGTTGCCGTTCGCTTAA
- the infC gene encoding translation initiation factor IF-3 produces MATDKSAHRINGEITAPEVRLVGVDNEPLGIVKLADAFRMSEQQDVDLVEIAPQAVPPVCRLMDYGKFKYSEAKKQHEAKLKQKIVQVKEVKFRPGTDDGDYNVKLRNLTRFLEDGDKTKITLRFRGREMAHQEIGMRVLERLKTDLEEHGQVEQMPKMEGRQMIMVMAPKKKK; encoded by the coding sequence ATCGCTACTGATAAGTCTGCACATCGCATCAACGGGGAAATTACTGCACCGGAAGTGCGCTTGGTCGGAGTGGACAATGAGCCGCTCGGAATCGTGAAACTGGCTGATGCTTTCCGCATGTCGGAACAGCAAGACGTGGATCTCGTCGAAATCGCGCCGCAGGCTGTTCCGCCTGTTTGCCGATTGATGGATTACGGCAAGTTCAAGTACTCGGAAGCTAAGAAGCAGCACGAGGCCAAGCTCAAGCAGAAGATCGTTCAGGTCAAGGAAGTCAAGTTCCGGCCGGGCACCGACGACGGTGACTACAACGTGAAACTGCGCAACCTCACGCGCTTCCTCGAAGATGGCGACAAGACGAAAATCACGTTGCGTTTTCGCGGTCGGGAAATGGCTCACCAGGAAATCGGCATGCGCGTGCTCGAGCGGTTGAAGACCGACCTCGAAGAGCACGGTCAGGTCGAGCAAATGCCGAAAATGGAAGGGCGCCAGATGATCATGGTCATGGCGCCGAAGAAAAAGAAGTAA
- the thrS gene encoding threonine--tRNA ligase — protein MVSIRLPDGSSRQYDHPVTVAEVAASIGAGLAKAALGGKLDGELVDTSTLIDHDASLAIVTEKDADGLDIIRHSTAHLLAYAVKDLYPDAQVTIGPVIENGFYYDFAYSRPFTPEDLEKIEKRMAEIAKKDEPVSRRVVTRGEAVDYFKSIGEKYKAEIIESIPSTDDIKLYSHGSFTDLCRGPHVPSTGKLKVFKLMKVAGAYWRGDSKNEQLQRIYGTAWTKKEDQEAYLHMLEEAEKRDHRKLAKQLDLFHLQEEAPGMVFWHPKGWAIWQQVEQYIRRRLNEVGYLEIKTPMIMDRSLWEASGHWQNYRENMFTTESEKRDYAIKPMNCPGHVQVFNHGLRSYRDLPLRYAEFGSCHRNEASGALHGLMRVRGFVQDDAHIFCTEDQFIEESIAFNTLAMSIYKDFGFDHIDIKLSLRPDARAGNDETWDRSEQGLRDALTACGLTWEELPGEGAFYGPKIEYHIKDALGRSWQCGTLQLDMVLPERLGAEYVAEDNSRKRPVMLHRAIVGSMERFLGILIEHHAGAMPSWLAPVQAVVLNIAESQAEYALQLTQSLQKQGLRVESDLRNEKISYKIREHTLQKVPYLLVVGDKEREAQTVAVRARGGIDAGVMPVDAFLERLQQDVQAYK, from the coding sequence ATGGTTTCGATACGTTTGCCCGACGGGTCATCTCGACAGTACGACCACCCTGTGACGGTTGCGGAAGTCGCCGCGTCGATCGGCGCAGGCCTCGCGAAGGCTGCGCTGGGCGGCAAGCTCGACGGCGAGCTCGTCGATACGTCCACGCTGATCGATCACGACGCGTCGCTGGCCATCGTCACTGAAAAGGACGCTGACGGTCTCGACATCATTCGCCACTCCACGGCCCATTTGCTTGCTTACGCGGTCAAGGATCTGTATCCGGACGCGCAAGTGACCATCGGCCCGGTGATTGAGAACGGCTTCTATTACGACTTCGCGTACAGCCGCCCCTTCACGCCGGAAGATCTCGAGAAGATCGAAAAGCGCATGGCCGAAATCGCGAAGAAGGACGAGCCGGTGTCGCGCCGGGTGGTGACGCGCGGCGAAGCGGTGGACTACTTCAAGAGCATCGGCGAAAAGTACAAAGCTGAGATCATTGAATCGATCCCGTCAACCGACGACATCAAGCTATATTCGCACGGCAGTTTCACGGATCTTTGCCGCGGCCCGCACGTGCCGTCTACCGGCAAGCTGAAGGTCTTCAAGCTGATGAAGGTTGCGGGCGCCTACTGGCGCGGCGATTCGAAGAACGAACAGTTGCAGCGAATCTACGGCACGGCCTGGACGAAGAAGGAAGACCAGGAAGCGTATCTGCACATGCTTGAGGAAGCCGAGAAGCGCGATCACCGCAAGCTCGCGAAGCAACTCGACCTCTTCCATCTGCAGGAAGAGGCGCCGGGCATGGTGTTCTGGCACCCGAAGGGCTGGGCAATCTGGCAGCAGGTCGAGCAATACATCCGCCGCCGGTTGAACGAAGTCGGTTATCTCGAAATCAAGACGCCGATGATCATGGACCGCTCGCTGTGGGAAGCGTCGGGTCACTGGCAGAACTATCGTGAAAACATGTTCACGACGGAGTCGGAAAAGCGCGATTACGCAATCAAGCCGATGAACTGTCCTGGTCACGTGCAGGTGTTCAACCACGGCTTGCGTTCATATCGCGATCTGCCGCTGCGTTACGCGGAATTTGGCTCGTGTCATCGGAATGAGGCGTCAGGTGCGCTGCATGGCCTGATGCGCGTGCGTGGTTTCGTCCAGGACGACGCCCACATTTTCTGCACGGAAGACCAGTTCATCGAAGAGTCGATTGCGTTCAACACGCTCGCGATGAGCATATACAAAGATTTCGGCTTCGATCACATCGACATCAAGCTGTCGCTGCGTCCGGACGCCCGTGCGGGCAACGACGAAACTTGGGACCGTTCGGAACAAGGACTTCGCGATGCGCTGACGGCGTGCGGCCTGACGTGGGAAGAATTGCCGGGCGAGGGTGCGTTCTACGGTCCGAAGATTGAGTACCACATCAAGGACGCGCTCGGCCGCTCATGGCAGTGCGGCACGTTACAGCTGGACATGGTGCTGCCGGAGCGCCTGGGCGCGGAGTATGTGGCGGAAGACAACAGCCGCAAGCGCCCGGTGATGTTGCACCGTGCAATCGTCGGTTCCATGGAGCGTTTTCTCGGAATTCTGATCGAGCACCATGCTGGTGCAATGCCGTCCTGGCTCGCGCCGGTGCAGGCTGTGGTCCTGAATATCGCTGAAAGTCAGGCTGAATATGCACTGCAGCTGACCCAATCGTTGCAAAAACAAGGGCTTAGAGTAGAGAGCGATTTGCGCAACGAGAAGATTAGCTATAAAATACGAGAGCACACGCTGCAGAAGGTCCCATATTTGCTGGTTGTCGGGGACAAAGAGCGTGAGGCGCAAACCGTAGCCGTGCGTGCTCGTGGCGGTATCGATGCTGGCGTGATGCCGGTCGATGCATTCCTTGAGCGTCTGCAGCAGGACGTGCAGGCGTACAAGTAA